In one window of Camelina sativa cultivar DH55 chromosome 15, Cs, whole genome shotgun sequence DNA:
- the LOC104747577 gene encoding uncharacterized protein LOC104747577 isoform X2, translating to MGGLLHLFDFHNNSFSRKVFSHHKSRDEDLEAPRNSFELQVDNFQSYHNEKVKPSDKLEEEEWYERSCYPIEESMKKKIIDELSKKRSNDKHNNTPSLVAKLMGMDALPLDSTAKSSPWIYPPRQSKADHRFDNEKGGGRKSRKGRLSSSTVTALDVMETPMRREHPQEEELQRFRREFEAWQADKRFQDCSRIVDSGCVGARDDKERLFTRTRSFGRDFNLKSDRTAPTRIVVLRPGLHRAYDYEDSLTTSSGTTMEGSRGSSIEEFLEEVKERLKGELQGKAALKRSSSVRGSGIETPFSERPSPRSEPMRPYGNSEVQCNAPDSPTEFISRDTRKLLAERLNNVLRNEMSPSDDSMIKCSSRLRPTVSDAAKQLDEINQEDSRTNRDVPKKDSSSPRNLKRSLSAPVSGMSFGKLLLEDRHVLTGAQIMRKHEATITEREETESETKPVVVDPIRRKERFNLRKKVSSFRSTLRGRIFGKKIRSMIESNSFEDESIKDFVTGSKFNNFYDRNENSTEVPPSPASVCSSTPDEFWRNVDYLSQVSTPDVTVSDENGMPQVFRDISSNLTELRRQINELESDVQVRTPVDEEPIQDIETIVDLGNPDKAFVRDLLVASGLYEGTSDISLSRWDPLAKLIKRSVLEETKENLKKRSNQINQEDDDAEESTLSEENHNILFDLLNEVLTVVLGPLTKSGFKRKLMSSSLSESTTIRGKYLLESTWRIMSEYLYSQPEKPFCSLDGIIGWDMDRFPWSGLIGEEVNVLGREVEGMIMADLVDELVKDLKRQRS from the exons ATCTGGAAGCTCCGAGGAATAGTTTCGAGCTACAAGTCGATAACTTTCAGTCATACCATAACGAGAAAGTTAAACCG AGTGATAAATTAGAGGAAGAGGAATGGTACGAGAGAAGTTGTTACCCGATTGAGgaatcaatgaagaagaagatcatcgaTGAGCTTTCTAAAAAACGTTCCAACGATAAACACAACAACACTCCTAGTCTTGTAGCTAAGCTGATGGGAATGGATGCACTTCCTTTGGATTCTACTGCTAAGTCATCCCCTTGGATCTATCCTCCTCGTCAGAGTAAAGCGGATCATCGGTTTGATAATGagaaaggaggaggaagaaaaagtagaaaagGGAGGTTGTCTTCCTCGACGGTGACTGCGTTAGATGTGATGGAGACACCAATGCGTCGTGAACATCCTCAAGAAGAGGAGCTTCAAAGATTCAGAAGAGAGTTTGAAGCTTGGCAAGCTGATAAAAGGTTTCAAGATTGTTCAAGAATCGTTGATTCGGGTTGCGTGGGGGCTCGGGATGATAAAGAGAGGCTTTTCACTAGAACTAGAAGCTTTGGTCGGGATTTTAACTTGAAGTCAGATAGAACTGCTCCAACTAGGATTGTGGTTCTGAGACCTGGTCTTCATAGAGCGTATGATTACGAAGATTCGTTGACTACTTCTTCAGGGACGACAATGGAAGGAAGCAGAGGAAGCAGCATCGAAGAGTTTCTTGAGGAAGTTAAAGAGAGGTTAAAAGGTGAGCTTCAAGGAAAAGCAGCTCTCAAGAGAAGTTCATCGGTGAGAGGAAGCGGAATCGAGACTCCTTTCAGCGAAAGACCTTCTCCGAGGTCTGAACCGATGAGACCATACGGCAATAGTGAGGTTCAGTGCAATGCACCAGACTCTCCTACTGAGTTTATAAGTAGAGATACTAGAAAACTCTTGGCAGAGAGATTGAATAATGTTTTGAGAAACGAGATGAGTCCTTCCGATGATTCTATGATCAAATGTAGTAGCCGTTTGCGACCTACCGTGTCGGATGCAGCGAAGCAACTTGATGAAATCAATCAAGAAGACTCTAGAACTAACAGAGATGTTCCTAAGAAAGATTCTTCATCACCAAGAAATCTCAAAAGATCACTATCTGCTCCAGTCTCAGGGATGTCGTTTGGTAAGCTTCTGTTAGAGGACCGGCATGTTTTGACAGGCGCACAGATCATGAGAAAGCATGAGGCTACAATAACAGAGCGAGAAGAAacagaatcagaaacaaaaccaGTTGTTGTGGATCCGATCAGGAGGAAAGAAAGATTCAATCTCAGGAAAAAAGTTTCAAGCTTTAGATCAACTCTTAGAGGAAGAATCTTTGGTAAAAAGATACGTTCAATGATCGAATCAAACAGTTTTGAGGATGAATCGATCAAAGATTTCGTGACAGGATCCAAGTTTAACAACTTTTATGATCGAAAT GAGAACTCAACAGAAGTGCCTCCAAGCCCTGCATCAGTCTGCAGCAGTACACCAGACGAGTTCTGGAGAAATGTGGATTATCTCAGCCAAGTTTCAACACCTGACGTGACTGTATCGGATGAGAACGGTATGCCTCAAGTCTTCAGAGACATCAGTTCCAATCTAACTG AACTAAGAAGACAGATAAATGAGCTTGAATCCGATGTACAAGTGCGAACGCCAGTGGATGAAGAACCGATTCAAGACATTGAGACCATAGTTGATTTAGGAAATCCAGACAAAGCATTTGTGAGAGATCTTCTTGTGGCTTCTGGTTTATATGAAGGTACATCAGATATATCATTGTCTAGATGGGATCCATTAGCAAAGCTTATTAAAAGGTCTGTTCTCGAAGAAACTAAAGAGAATCTTAAGAAAAGAAGCAATCAGATTAATCAAGAAGACGACGATGCCGAAGAGAGTACTCTAAGTGAAGAAAATCATAACATATTGTTTGATCTTCTGAATGAAGTGCTCACGGTGGTGCTCGGACCATTGACAAAGTCAGGGTTCAAGAGAAAACTTATGAGTTCGTCTTTGTCTGAATCGACGACTATACGAGGTAAATACCTGTTGGAATCAACATGGAGGATCATGTCCGAGTATTTATATTCTCAGCCAGAGAAACCTTTTTGTTCATTGGATGGGATCATTGGTTGGGACATGGATAGGTTTCCATGGAGTGGTTTGATTGGTGAAGAAGTTAATGTATTGGGGAGAGAAGTTGAAGGCATGATCATGGCTGATCTTGTTGACGAACTTGTTAAGGATCTAAAAAGGCAAAGAAGCTAA
- the LOC104747577 gene encoding uncharacterized protein LOC104747577 isoform X1 has product MGGLLHLFDFHNNSFSRKVFSHHKSRDEDLEAPRNSFELQVDNFQSYHNEKVKPKSDKLEEEEWYERSCYPIEESMKKKIIDELSKKRSNDKHNNTPSLVAKLMGMDALPLDSTAKSSPWIYPPRQSKADHRFDNEKGGGRKSRKGRLSSSTVTALDVMETPMRREHPQEEELQRFRREFEAWQADKRFQDCSRIVDSGCVGARDDKERLFTRTRSFGRDFNLKSDRTAPTRIVVLRPGLHRAYDYEDSLTTSSGTTMEGSRGSSIEEFLEEVKERLKGELQGKAALKRSSSVRGSGIETPFSERPSPRSEPMRPYGNSEVQCNAPDSPTEFISRDTRKLLAERLNNVLRNEMSPSDDSMIKCSSRLRPTVSDAAKQLDEINQEDSRTNRDVPKKDSSSPRNLKRSLSAPVSGMSFGKLLLEDRHVLTGAQIMRKHEATITEREETESETKPVVVDPIRRKERFNLRKKVSSFRSTLRGRIFGKKIRSMIESNSFEDESIKDFVTGSKFNNFYDRNENSTEVPPSPASVCSSTPDEFWRNVDYLSQVSTPDVTVSDENGMPQVFRDISSNLTELRRQINELESDVQVRTPVDEEPIQDIETIVDLGNPDKAFVRDLLVASGLYEGTSDISLSRWDPLAKLIKRSVLEETKENLKKRSNQINQEDDDAEESTLSEENHNILFDLLNEVLTVVLGPLTKSGFKRKLMSSSLSESTTIRGKYLLESTWRIMSEYLYSQPEKPFCSLDGIIGWDMDRFPWSGLIGEEVNVLGREVEGMIMADLVDELVKDLKRQRS; this is encoded by the exons ATCTGGAAGCTCCGAGGAATAGTTTCGAGCTACAAGTCGATAACTTTCAGTCATACCATAACGAGAAAGTTAAACCG AAGAGTGATAAATTAGAGGAAGAGGAATGGTACGAGAGAAGTTGTTACCCGATTGAGgaatcaatgaagaagaagatcatcgaTGAGCTTTCTAAAAAACGTTCCAACGATAAACACAACAACACTCCTAGTCTTGTAGCTAAGCTGATGGGAATGGATGCACTTCCTTTGGATTCTACTGCTAAGTCATCCCCTTGGATCTATCCTCCTCGTCAGAGTAAAGCGGATCATCGGTTTGATAATGagaaaggaggaggaagaaaaagtagaaaagGGAGGTTGTCTTCCTCGACGGTGACTGCGTTAGATGTGATGGAGACACCAATGCGTCGTGAACATCCTCAAGAAGAGGAGCTTCAAAGATTCAGAAGAGAGTTTGAAGCTTGGCAAGCTGATAAAAGGTTTCAAGATTGTTCAAGAATCGTTGATTCGGGTTGCGTGGGGGCTCGGGATGATAAAGAGAGGCTTTTCACTAGAACTAGAAGCTTTGGTCGGGATTTTAACTTGAAGTCAGATAGAACTGCTCCAACTAGGATTGTGGTTCTGAGACCTGGTCTTCATAGAGCGTATGATTACGAAGATTCGTTGACTACTTCTTCAGGGACGACAATGGAAGGAAGCAGAGGAAGCAGCATCGAAGAGTTTCTTGAGGAAGTTAAAGAGAGGTTAAAAGGTGAGCTTCAAGGAAAAGCAGCTCTCAAGAGAAGTTCATCGGTGAGAGGAAGCGGAATCGAGACTCCTTTCAGCGAAAGACCTTCTCCGAGGTCTGAACCGATGAGACCATACGGCAATAGTGAGGTTCAGTGCAATGCACCAGACTCTCCTACTGAGTTTATAAGTAGAGATACTAGAAAACTCTTGGCAGAGAGATTGAATAATGTTTTGAGAAACGAGATGAGTCCTTCCGATGATTCTATGATCAAATGTAGTAGCCGTTTGCGACCTACCGTGTCGGATGCAGCGAAGCAACTTGATGAAATCAATCAAGAAGACTCTAGAACTAACAGAGATGTTCCTAAGAAAGATTCTTCATCACCAAGAAATCTCAAAAGATCACTATCTGCTCCAGTCTCAGGGATGTCGTTTGGTAAGCTTCTGTTAGAGGACCGGCATGTTTTGACAGGCGCACAGATCATGAGAAAGCATGAGGCTACAATAACAGAGCGAGAAGAAacagaatcagaaacaaaaccaGTTGTTGTGGATCCGATCAGGAGGAAAGAAAGATTCAATCTCAGGAAAAAAGTTTCAAGCTTTAGATCAACTCTTAGAGGAAGAATCTTTGGTAAAAAGATACGTTCAATGATCGAATCAAACAGTTTTGAGGATGAATCGATCAAAGATTTCGTGACAGGATCCAAGTTTAACAACTTTTATGATCGAAAT GAGAACTCAACAGAAGTGCCTCCAAGCCCTGCATCAGTCTGCAGCAGTACACCAGACGAGTTCTGGAGAAATGTGGATTATCTCAGCCAAGTTTCAACACCTGACGTGACTGTATCGGATGAGAACGGTATGCCTCAAGTCTTCAGAGACATCAGTTCCAATCTAACTG AACTAAGAAGACAGATAAATGAGCTTGAATCCGATGTACAAGTGCGAACGCCAGTGGATGAAGAACCGATTCAAGACATTGAGACCATAGTTGATTTAGGAAATCCAGACAAAGCATTTGTGAGAGATCTTCTTGTGGCTTCTGGTTTATATGAAGGTACATCAGATATATCATTGTCTAGATGGGATCCATTAGCAAAGCTTATTAAAAGGTCTGTTCTCGAAGAAACTAAAGAGAATCTTAAGAAAAGAAGCAATCAGATTAATCAAGAAGACGACGATGCCGAAGAGAGTACTCTAAGTGAAGAAAATCATAACATATTGTTTGATCTTCTGAATGAAGTGCTCACGGTGGTGCTCGGACCATTGACAAAGTCAGGGTTCAAGAGAAAACTTATGAGTTCGTCTTTGTCTGAATCGACGACTATACGAGGTAAATACCTGTTGGAATCAACATGGAGGATCATGTCCGAGTATTTATATTCTCAGCCAGAGAAACCTTTTTGTTCATTGGATGGGATCATTGGTTGGGACATGGATAGGTTTCCATGGAGTGGTTTGATTGGTGAAGAAGTTAATGTATTGGGGAGAGAAGTTGAAGGCATGATCATGGCTGATCTTGTTGACGAACTTGTTAAGGATCTAAAAAGGCAAAGAAGCTAA